A genomic window from Candidatus Saccharibacteria bacterium includes:
- a CDS encoding F0F1 ATP synthase subunit alpha: MAELSVKELSKELRDAIANLDVSEGLEKSGIVIRVGDGVAWIYGLREAGSSEILKIETIDGGVADAFALNLMEDEIGAVLLGDENQIAAGAKVTLTGEVVSVPVGPELLGRVVNPLGEPLDGLGEIKTEHRGLVEKSAPGVMARKAVHEPLMTGIMAIDTMIPIGRGQRELIIGDRQTGKTAITLDTMINQARQNTGVVNVYVAIGQKLSKVARLVERLKAEGVMEQTIVVATSPADPASMLYLAPYAGTAMGEYFRDNSEHALIIYDDLSKHAAAYRQMSLLLRRPPGREAFPGDVFYLHSRLLERSAKLSDDLGGGSLTALPIIETQAGDISAYIPTNVISITDGQIFLETDLFYQGIRPAISVGLSVSRVGGAAQTKAVKTVSGNLRLSLAQFRELASFAQFGSDLDAETKARIDRGQRLTELLKQPQYQPLAIWQQVVSVSALTSGAFDEVPVAKIHDAVDALLARFQKDQKDAVKSLR; encoded by the coding sequence ATGGCAGAATTATCAGTCAAGGAATTATCAAAAGAACTACGCGATGCGATCGCTAACCTAGACGTCAGCGAGGGGCTAGAAAAATCTGGCATCGTCATCCGCGTCGGTGACGGCGTGGCCTGGATTTACGGTCTCCGCGAGGCTGGCTCGAGTGAAATCTTGAAAATCGAAACGATTGACGGCGGCGTGGCCGATGCTTTCGCCCTGAACCTAATGGAAGATGAAATCGGCGCCGTACTCCTAGGCGACGAGAATCAGATCGCCGCTGGTGCCAAAGTTACATTGACTGGCGAAGTTGTATCAGTTCCAGTCGGCCCAGAGCTCCTCGGCCGCGTCGTTAACCCGCTCGGTGAGCCACTCGACGGTTTAGGCGAAATCAAGACCGAACATCGTGGGTTAGTTGAAAAATCAGCTCCTGGTGTCATGGCGCGAAAAGCCGTCCATGAACCACTGATGACAGGTATTATGGCGATTGATACCATGATCCCGATCGGTCGCGGCCAGCGTGAGCTGATTATTGGCGACCGTCAAACCGGTAAAACCGCCATTACTCTCGATACGATGATTAACCAGGCGCGGCAAAACACCGGTGTGGTGAACGTTTATGTGGCGATTGGTCAGAAACTATCAAAGGTAGCTCGCCTGGTCGAGCGACTCAAAGCCGAAGGCGTGATGGAACAAACTATCGTGGTGGCGACCAGTCCAGCTGATCCGGCTTCGATGCTCTACTTGGCACCGTACGCTGGTACTGCAATGGGTGAATATTTCCGCGATAATAGCGAGCACGCCTTGATCATCTATGATGATTTGTCGAAACATGCCGCGGCTTATCGCCAAATGTCATTGTTGCTGCGTCGTCCACCGGGACGCGAAGCCTTCCCTGGCGATGTCTTTTACCTGCATTCGCGTTTGCTCGAGCGTTCGGCTAAATTGTCTGACGATCTAGGCGGCGGTAGCTTGACGGCTCTGCCGATCATCGAGACGCAGGCCGGTGACATTTCAGCCTATATTCCGACTAACGTGATTTCGATTACTGACGGTCAGATTTTCCTCGAGACAGATCTGTTCTATCAAGGTATCAGGCCAGCTATTTCGGTTGGTTTGTCGGTGTCACGCGTCGGTGGTGCTGCTCAGACAAAGGCGGTCAAAACCGTTAGTGGTAACTTGCGCCTCAGCCTGGCTCAGTTCCGTGAACTAGCGAGCTTTGCCCAGTTCGGTTCGGATCTCGATGCCGAAACCAAAGCGCGTATCGACCGCGGTCAGCGCTTGACTGAACTATTGAAACAACCGCAGTATCAGCCTCTCGCCATTTGGCAACAGGTGGTGTCGGTGTCGGCCTTAACGAGCGGTGCGTTTGACGAAGTTCCAGTGGCGAAAATCCACGACGCAGTTGATGCCCTGCTTGCCCGTTTCCAAAAAGACCAAAAAGACGCCGTCAAGAGCCTCAGGTAA
- a CDS encoding glycosyltransferase family 4 protein encodes MKKLHVNVLYATKSKGHGVATAFEEMSRGLRARPDVSVTINSWDKADIIHVHSPDPMSMLHLLFSRGKKVFTAHQVVGSMNGSIKGGKFVERIFFWYVRHAFYNRVDAVVAVSGKSAKILQGEMRVKTPVITIYNTINMAALRVDAATRKAARDKLGIGADEFVVVGNGQLQPRKRIDTFATVARKLPQVKFIWVGGVPFGALGADTGKMNAIVDKSPSNVQWTGVVSLDQAREYLAAADAFFLPSDQENHPMSVLEAAGAGLPIILRDIPEYDDTFRGDALMATNDADFVKIIDKLRTDNAYVKRAIAGSKAIAKRFDSPTGSAQLVELYWSLLDK; translated from the coding sequence ATGAAAAAACTCCACGTTAATGTTCTCTACGCTACCAAATCAAAAGGTCATGGCGTCGCCACGGCGTTCGAGGAAATGTCGCGGGGACTGCGAGCGCGACCGGATGTATCGGTGACGATCAATAGCTGGGACAAGGCTGACATTATCCATGTTCATTCGCCTGATCCAATGTCGATGTTGCACCTATTGTTTTCGCGCGGTAAAAAAGTTTTCACAGCGCATCAGGTCGTCGGTTCGATGAATGGCTCGATCAAGGGCGGCAAGTTTGTCGAGAGAATCTTTTTCTGGTATGTGCGACATGCTTTTTATAATCGGGTTGATGCGGTAGTTGCGGTTAGCGGTAAATCAGCAAAGATTTTGCAGGGAGAAATGCGCGTTAAAACACCAGTTATAACGATTTATAACACGATCAACATGGCGGCTTTGCGGGTTGATGCTGCGACTCGAAAAGCAGCGCGCGACAAACTAGGAATCGGCGCCGATGAATTCGTAGTGGTCGGCAATGGCCAGCTCCAGCCGCGCAAACGCATCGACACTTTTGCGACCGTGGCGCGTAAATTGCCGCAGGTAAAATTTATTTGGGTTGGCGGCGTGCCGTTTGGTGCCTTGGGCGCTGATACTGGCAAGATGAATGCTATTGTCGACAAATCCCCTAGCAACGTGCAGTGGACCGGCGTGGTGTCGCTAGATCAGGCTCGCGAATATTTGGCGGCGGCTGATGCTTTTTTCCTGCCAAGCGATCAGGAAAATCATCCGATGTCGGTACTCGAAGCGGCCGGCGCTGGGCTGCCGATAATTCTGCGCGACATACCAGAATACGACGATACTTTTCGGGGCGACGCACTTATGGCCACTAACGATGCGGACTTTGTCAAAATCATAGACAAACTTCGCACCGATAATGCATACGTGAAACGAGCGATCGCAGGGTCAAAGGCAATTGCCAAACGTTTCGACAGTCCGACTGGCAGTGCTCAGTTAGTTGAGTTGTACTGGTCTTTGCTAGATAAATGA
- a CDS encoding F0F1 ATP synthase subunit delta, whose protein sequence is MNSTSRRRIAKFIAAQLVAGESPKRIARVLAAYLSSNHQMRQSNLIIRDIETELVKNYQHLSVDITSARALTTETRDALVDMLKAATGAKTVELSERVDGDLLGGVIVRTPEAEMDASLKKKLTRLRAI, encoded by the coding sequence GTGAACTCGACCTCTCGTCGCCGAATAGCGAAATTTATCGCTGCTCAATTGGTGGCTGGTGAATCCCCAAAGCGCATTGCCAGGGTGCTGGCGGCTTATTTATCGTCGAATCACCAGATGCGCCAAAGCAATCTAATTATTAGAGACATTGAGACCGAGCTAGTCAAAAATTACCAGCATCTCAGCGTTGATATCACGAGCGCCAGAGCTCTGACGACGGAGACGAGAGATGCGCTAGTTGATATGTTAAAGGCGGCAACTGGAGCGAAAACCGTCGAGCTATCAGAGCGCGTTGACGGCGATCTGCTAGGTGGTGTGATCGTCCGTACCCCAGAGGCCGAAATGGACGCCAGCCTAAAGAAAAAGTTAACGCGCCTACGAGCGATTTGA
- the atpF gene encoding F0F1 ATP synthase subunit B, which yields MQEILTLLANAATSEASGGIFESLGIDWKILTLQAIAFGLLVFILAKWIYPPILAMLDRRDKLINDSVKAAKEATEKSEKAAEEIAAQLKTARDEANEIVDAAREQSTQMLLDSEKDAERRAEAMVSAAKAQLDRDVEAARTMLRDETASLVALATEKVVSQKVDNAADKKIISKAIKESAK from the coding sequence ATGCAAGAAATTCTCACCCTACTAGCAAATGCGGCCACGAGCGAAGCCTCCGGTGGAATTTTTGAGTCACTGGGCATAGACTGGAAGATTCTGACTCTGCAGGCTATCGCCTTTGGTTTGTTGGTGTTTATTCTCGCGAAATGGATCTATCCACCGATTCTCGCGATGCTTGATCGTCGCGACAAATTGATCAATGATTCGGTCAAAGCCGCCAAAGAAGCGACTGAAAAGTCCGAAAAAGCTGCCGAGGAAATCGCTGCTCAATTGAAAACCGCTCGCGACGAGGCGAACGAGATAGTTGACGCTGCTCGTGAACAATCAACCCAGATGCTGCTCGATAGCGAAAAGGATGCCGAACGTCGTGCCGAGGCTATGGTATCGGCCGCCAAGGCTCAACTAGATCGTGATGTCGAGGCAGCACGCACCATGCTACGGGATGAGACTGCTTCGTTAGTGGCTCTCGCGACCGAAAAAGTCGTGAGTCAGAAAGTCGACAATGCGGCTGATAAAAAGATCATCTCAAAAGCCATCAAGGAGAGCGCCAAGTGA
- a CDS encoding ATP synthase F0 subunit C — protein sequence MESLAFSLAYAIPAFGAAIGVGLIGFAGLSAAGRNPEKIGDIRTLMVLAISFTDALAIIGIIVAILSKVM from the coding sequence ATGGAAAGTTTAGCATTTAGTTTGGCCTATGCAATCCCAGCTTTTGGTGCTGCAATCGGCGTAGGTTTGATCGGTTTTGCTGGTTTGAGTGCAGCTGGTCGCAACCCAGAAAAAATCGGTGATATTCGTACCTTGATGGTGCTCGCGATCTCGTTTACAGACGCCCTAGCTATCATCGGTATCATCGTAGCAATTCTCAGTAAAGTAATGTAG
- a CDS encoding F0F1 ATP synthase subunit A encodes MHGISIKAEPLFEIFGVTITNSILLGILGIVIVIGWLAFTAHAVKKDRDGLARKGFFTRLALWCFEGLYKTIHDVIPNKKVARQVAPFAITIFFIVAIQYYTGVLPFVGEAVTWGEHALFRSQAADLNFTVMLAIITIIAVQVWAIKVLGSKANFERYFINPIKDPIGSFSGLLEIIAEFSRLIALAMRLFGNVFAGEVLLIVVAYLGQYASPAILPLFYIFELFIGGIQAYVFFMLATVFVGLAVEHGGHHEPDHSAEAKRMSEITT; translated from the coding sequence ATGCACGGTATTTCGATCAAAGCCGAGCCACTATTTGAGATTTTTGGGGTTACGATTACGAATTCGATCCTATTAGGTATTTTGGGCATAGTGATCGTGATCGGTTGGCTAGCGTTTACGGCGCATGCGGTCAAAAAAGATCGCGACGGCTTAGCCCGAAAAGGTTTCTTTACCCGACTGGCGTTGTGGTGTTTCGAGGGGCTTTATAAAACCATTCACGATGTAATTCCTAATAAAAAAGTTGCTCGCCAGGTCGCGCCGTTTGCGATCACGATCTTTTTTATTGTAGCGATTCAATATTACACCGGCGTTTTGCCATTTGTTGGCGAAGCAGTCACCTGGGGCGAGCATGCCCTATTTCGTTCGCAGGCGGCGGATTTGAATTTTACCGTAATGCTAGCGATTATCACGATTATCGCTGTGCAGGTTTGGGCGATCAAGGTACTCGGTAGCAAAGCTAATTTTGAACGCTATTTCATCAACCCGATCAAAGATCCGATCGGTTCATTTAGTGGTCTACTAGAGATCATTGCCGAATTTTCGCGTCTGATCGCCCTGGCAATGCGCTTGTTCGGTAACGTTTTTGCCGGCGAAGTGCTGTTGATTGTCGTCGCCTACCTAGGCCAATATGCCAGCCCGGCGATATTACCGTTATTTTATATCTTTGAATTGTTCATCGGTGGCATTCAGGCCTATGTGTTCTTTATGTTGGCCACCGTTTTTGTTGGATTGGCTGTCGAACACGGCGGTCACCATGAGCCCGATCACTCAGCTGAAGCTAAGCGGATGAGTGAGATAACAACGTAA
- a CDS encoding AtpZ/AtpI family protein — protein MSEKHMPPESVRAAERGVKVDLVNAMLSATCRMAIPVFVLFMAGLLVDAYLVQTAFYAIIGAVVGFVVAGWLIYKQLKSYQKKSPATKEKTPEEKK, from the coding sequence ATGAGCGAGAAACACATGCCCCCAGAGTCTGTTCGTGCTGCCGAGCGAGGTGTTAAAGTTGATCTAGTTAACGCAATGCTGTCTGCGACCTGCCGCATGGCGATACCAGTTTTTGTACTATTTATGGCTGGTTTGCTAGTCGATGCCTATTTGGTGCAGACTGCCTTTTATGCCATCATCGGCGCAGTTGTCGGGTTTGTGGTGGCTGGTTGGCTAATTTATAAACAGCTGAAAAGTTATCAGAAAAAGTCTCCTGCTACCAAAGAGAAGACTCCCGAGGAGAAGAAATAG
- a CDS encoding alpha/beta fold hydrolase produces the protein MMLNEWTRHLEKTFISVHGIKTAIFASPDNGKPVAIFLHGINGDHHGLVPLAHAAQNYRPILVDLVGHGETDIPRNGAADITTIRRWFSQVVDQVAQRYGRPALIVTHSFGCYAAGRDNQIKSVFICPVPTASKFYTHMSRLGDFLFKTRLAVALYNSFPFSVARGVKLLHIRTKQTIDLVVFLSKVSRAATVKQRRYQARLALMSNQEDIFRGIDPDMVIIGLADKVADERTAAQMQKVFRSATINSVPGGHLAPIENADEVFAIIGL, from the coding sequence ATGATGCTGAACGAGTGGACACGCCATCTAGAGAAAACGTTCATTAGCGTGCATGGTATCAAAACGGCGATTTTTGCTAGTCCAGATAATGGCAAGCCAGTCGCCATATTCCTACACGGTATCAACGGCGATCATCACGGCCTAGTGCCACTTGCTCACGCAGCGCAAAACTACCGACCGATTCTGGTAGATCTGGTAGGTCATGGCGAAACTGACATACCGCGGAATGGTGCGGCAGATATAACGACGATTCGGCGTTGGTTCAGCCAGGTTGTCGATCAAGTAGCTCAACGCTATGGTCGACCGGCACTCATTGTTACTCATTCGTTCGGATGTTATGCCGCTGGCCGAGATAACCAGATAAAATCGGTCTTCATCTGCCCTGTTCCGACCGCTAGCAAGTTCTATACCCACATGTCCAGACTCGGTGATTTTTTGTTCAAAACTAGGCTAGCTGTTGCCCTTTATAACTCATTTCCTTTTTCAGTTGCACGTGGTGTGAAATTATTACACATTAGGACTAAACAGACGATTGATCTAGTCGTATTTTTATCAAAAGTCAGTCGAGCAGCAACGGTCAAACAGCGTCGTTATCAAGCTCGTCTGGCGCTAATGAGCAACCAAGAAGATATATTTCGAGGCATCGATCCCGACATGGTAATTATTGGACTAGCCGATAAAGTCGCCGACGAGAGGACTGCCGCGCAGATGCAAAAAGTTTTCCGCTCGGCAACTATTAACTCCGTGCCGGGTGGTCACCTGGCGCCGATCGAAAACGCGGACGAAGTCTTTGCTATAATTGGTCTATAA
- the atpG gene encoding ATP synthase F1 subunit gamma, producing the protein MASVQQLKSRIRSVNSTKQITKAMQLVAASKMRRSTAAVKETSDYATAARELLADLAHDRDTITSHLMFQNRPIKRRLLIAISSDTGLAGAYNANVLKGLVAELKSDNERHIHTDTLTLGRKVSQFASRLKEVKVIGSYEKLPDQPTGLEIKAILNEAIDRFVGLECDAVDLIFTRFHSPINQEVVVERLLPAGLASQSDYEQVSGEISESRFEPSRDEVLDAVTERLIETQIVQALLDSRASEHSMRMMAMKNATDNASSLSSDLTLAMNKERQAAITQELAEISAGSEAVQ; encoded by the coding sequence ATGGCCTCTGTTCAGCAACTAAAATCACGTATCCGCTCAGTAAATTCGACCAAGCAGATCACCAAAGCTATGCAGCTAGTGGCGGCTAGCAAAATGCGTCGCTCGACGGCCGCAGTCAAAGAAACGTCGGATTACGCGACAGCGGCTCGCGAACTGCTGGCCGATCTGGCGCATGATCGCGATACGATCACGTCGCATCTGATGTTCCAAAATCGTCCGATCAAACGCCGACTCCTGATTGCTATTAGCAGCGACACCGGCCTAGCTGGCGCCTATAACGCCAACGTTTTGAAAGGCCTAGTGGCGGAGCTGAAGTCTGATAATGAACGTCACATTCATACTGATACTCTGACGCTGGGGCGCAAAGTATCGCAGTTCGCCTCGCGTCTAAAGGAAGTCAAAGTGATCGGCTCGTACGAAAAACTACCCGATCAGCCGACCGGACTCGAGATCAAGGCGATCCTGAACGAGGCGATCGACCGGTTCGTTGGTCTAGAATGCGATGCGGTCGATCTGATCTTTACGCGTTTTCACAGCCCGATCAATCAAGAAGTTGTCGTTGAACGGCTACTACCTGCCGGTCTGGCCAGTCAGAGTGATTACGAACAGGTTTCGGGCGAGATCAGCGAGAGTCGTTTCGAGCCGTCGCGCGACGAAGTGCTCGACGCGGTGACCGAGCGATTGATTGAAACGCAGATTGTGCAGGCGCTGCTCGACTCGCGCGCTTCGGAACACTCGATGCGTATGATGGCGATGAAGAACGCGACCGACAATGCTTCTTCGCTGTCGAGCGACTTGACGCTGGCTATGAACAAGGAGCGCCAAGCCGCAATTACGCAGGAGCTAGCCGAAATTAGTGCCGGATCGGAGGCAGTACAATGA
- a CDS encoding SsrA-binding protein, which produces MAKKVTRRGHRTTGSKSNGAIVNRRARFDYELGDTVTVGLELTGAETKAARLGHIQLRGSYVVPKINIANQRAELFLINASFSLATNVPKHSSREASIVDTRARKVLAKRREIDQLVAARNNGSTIIPTKLLTTGRYIKLVIALGKGKKKYDKRETIKRRDLQRENAKLLKKI; this is translated from the coding sequence ATGGCAAAGAAAGTTACCAGACGCGGACATAGAACCACGGGATCAAAATCCAACGGGGCAATTGTTAATCGTCGCGCCAGATTTGACTACGAGCTAGGTGATACTGTCACCGTCGGGTTAGAGCTGACCGGCGCTGAAACCAAAGCAGCTAGGCTCGGCCACATCCAATTACGCGGTTCCTACGTTGTGCCGAAAATAAATATCGCGAACCAACGTGCCGAACTTTTTTTGATCAATGCCTCGTTTTCACTCGCCACCAACGTGCCGAAACACTCTAGTCGAGAAGCTAGCATCGTTGATACTCGCGCCCGCAAAGTGTTAGCCAAACGCCGCGAGATCGATCAACTAGTCGCCGCTCGCAATAATGGATCAACGATCATTCCGACCAAACTACTGACCACCGGTAGGTACATAAAACTTGTCATTGCCCTAGGTAAAGGTAAAAAGAAATACGACAAGCGCGAAACCATCAAACGCCGTGACCTCCAGCGCGAAAACGCCAAACTGCTCAAAAAGATATAG
- a CDS encoding glycosyltransferase gives MKIGLFTDSYRPATNGIVYVVEITRRELEALGHEVYIFAPAANLRNHVMEVDRDDPRVIHFPAIKGVGFSESQLSLFFPPRILKKIRELKLDVLYFLTTGQVGAMAAYAARKTNAVLVGQHSTDVYEYAKSYPFLTAVALPMASMILPMTLELTPEQKKLLAKAYVPPVSKSSRTNSSLPANVIGATISVLYSACDATIALSRKSAKQLSMLAEKNHQSLNLQVIPTGVNALPVASDKKVQSFRKSLGLTPTDEVVIYVGRLGEEKNLAMLIPMMEKLIRKRPNAKLVFVGDFDFRETLEEMATASRAAGKVLFAGRLPRDELSMAYQAAEVFVFPSLTDTQGLVIQEAAHTGLPLVLCDPDVSECFHDGENGFLAKNTPRDVAAKIATILSDDKLRAKFSAHSKQLAESLGERTQTEKVVALFRRAMKEDQALK, from the coding sequence ATGAAAATCGGTCTTTTTACAGATAGTTATCGTCCAGCCACCAACGGCATTGTCTACGTAGTTGAGATTACGAGGCGTGAACTCGAGGCCCTAGGTCACGAAGTTTATATTTTTGCGCCGGCGGCTAATTTGCGCAATCACGTTATGGAGGTTGACCGCGACGATCCACGCGTGATTCACTTCCCCGCTATCAAAGGCGTCGGGTTTAGCGAGTCTCAATTGTCGCTGTTTTTCCCGCCACGCATTTTGAAAAAGATTCGGGAATTGAAATTAGACGTGCTATATTTCCTGACCACTGGACAGGTCGGTGCGATGGCGGCGTATGCGGCGCGCAAAACTAATGCCGTGTTAGTCGGTCAACATTCAACCGATGTTTATGAATATGCCAAGAGCTACCCATTTTTGACCGCTGTGGCTCTGCCGATGGCTAGCATGATCTTGCCGATGACACTCGAACTGACCCCCGAGCAAAAGAAGCTGTTGGCCAAAGCTTACGTTCCTCCTGTATCGAAAAGCAGTCGCACCAACTCGTCTCTGCCGGCCAACGTGATCGGCGCAACTATCTCAGTCCTTTATAGCGCCTGCGATGCGACGATCGCCCTGAGTCGCAAGTCGGCTAAACAATTATCGATGCTAGCCGAGAAAAATCATCAATCTTTGAATCTACAAGTTATTCCAACAGGGGTGAATGCTTTGCCGGTGGCGAGCGACAAAAAGGTGCAATCTTTCCGGAAAAGTCTGGGTCTGACGCCGACCGACGAAGTGGTGATCTATGTCGGACGTCTCGGCGAGGAGAAAAACCTAGCGATGTTGATCCCGATGATGGAAAAACTGATTCGCAAACGCCCCAACGCCAAATTGGTGTTTGTCGGCGATTTTGATTTCCGCGAAACTCTAGAGGAGATGGCTACCGCGTCGCGGGCGGCTGGTAAAGTGCTATTTGCCGGTCGTTTGCCGCGTGATGAGCTATCGATGGCGTATCAGGCTGCCGAGGTTTTCGTGTTCCCGTCCCTGACCGATACCCAAGGATTAGTCATTCAAGAGGCGGCGCATACCGGATTGCCGCTGGTGCTCTGTGACCCTGATGTTTCGGAATGTTTCCATGACGGCGAAAATGGTTTCCTCGCCAAAAATACGCCGCGTGATGTGGCGGCCAAGATCGCTACGATTTTGTCGGACGATAAATTGCGTGCCAAATTCAGCGCCCATAGCAAACAGCTGGCAGAATCGCTCGGCGAACGGACTCAAACGGAAAAGGTCGTCGCCCTGTTTCGTCGGGCGATGAAAGAAGATCAAGCTCTAAAATAA